A single genomic interval of Aegicerativicinus sediminis harbors:
- a CDS encoding NAD(P)-dependent oxidoreductase has protein sequence MKFGIIRERKSPPDRRVVFTPLKIIEAIKKFPDAEFVIEPSEIRAFTDKSYSELGIEVSENMDQCEVLLGVKEVPIDSLIENKSYFFFSHTIKKQPYNRDLLRAILNKNITLYDHETLKNGKGSRLVAFGRYAGIVGAYNGFRAYGLKSRKYILPKAETLESQEDLINHLKNIQLGNIKILLTGRGRVGKGAKEMLDGMGLRQVGVADYLKKTFEEPVYCNIDISEYNKRMDGIRGSYADFFANPEEYRSDFFRFAEVTDLYIAGHFYGEGAPYLFTREDVKNPNFKITTVADISCDIDGPVATTIRPSTIAEPIYGYDPISESEVDFKNENAIAVMAVDNLPCELPKDASEGFGEMFLEYVIPAFFNNDKDGILDRAKITENGKLTPRFAYLQAYVDGLE, from the coding sequence CCTTTAAAAATTATTGAAGCCATAAAGAAATTTCCTGATGCTGAATTCGTAATTGAGCCTTCAGAAATACGGGCATTTACTGACAAAAGTTATTCCGAACTTGGAATTGAGGTTTCTGAAAATATGGACCAATGCGAAGTTCTATTAGGCGTAAAAGAGGTGCCAATTGATTCTTTAATTGAGAATAAATCTTATTTTTTCTTTTCACATACGATTAAAAAGCAGCCCTATAATCGCGATTTGTTAAGGGCTATTTTGAACAAGAATATTACGCTTTATGATCATGAAACCTTGAAGAATGGAAAAGGTTCAAGACTGGTTGCATTTGGGCGCTATGCAGGTATAGTAGGAGCCTACAATGGTTTCCGGGCTTATGGTTTAAAATCAAGAAAATATATTTTGCCAAAAGCAGAAACGTTGGAATCCCAAGAAGACCTTATAAATCATCTTAAAAATATTCAGTTAGGAAACATAAAGATTTTGCTAACTGGTCGTGGCCGAGTGGGGAAGGGCGCAAAAGAGATGCTTGATGGAATGGGGCTCAGACAGGTTGGGGTTGCTGATTATTTAAAGAAAACTTTCGAGGAACCAGTTTATTGCAATATAGATATCTCAGAATATAACAAACGAATGGATGGTATAAGGGGAAGCTATGCTGATTTTTTTGCGAATCCTGAGGAGTATCGATCAGATTTCTTTCGGTTTGCCGAGGTTACTGATTTATACATTGCAGGACATTTTTATGGAGAAGGCGCACCATATCTTTTTACACGGGAAGACGTTAAAAACCCTAACTTCAAAATAACCACGGTGGCTGATATTAGCTGTGATATAGATGGGCCAGTCGCGACTACTATAAGACCTTCGACAATAGCTGAACCAATTTATGGTTATGACCCGATATCAGAAAGTGAAGTGGACTTCAAAAATGAAAATGCTATCGCCGTGATGGCCGTGGATAATTTGCCTTGCGAACTTCCCAAAGATGCTAGTGAAGGATTTGGTGAAATGTTTTTGGAGTATGTTATTCCAGCATTTTTCAATAATGATAAGGATGGTATTCTAGATAGGGCGAAAATTACGGAAAATGGTAAACTGACCCCTCGTTTTGCATATCTACAAGCTTATGTTGATGGGCTGGAGTAA
- a CDS encoding DUF1361 domain-containing protein, translating into MNHFKTYLFKNFETFSLVILSSMTAIILLMIRMKITKSFHLIFLVWNLFLAFIPFAISSFITTNKLNKWMLVPSTIIWLLFLPNAPYIITDLLHVRASQNYIASLDILVITTFAGTGLYLFYSSLISMREMLISVTPNWLKPIGLISLLTLSSFGVYLGRFLRFNSWDLIKEPQSLFIESVNIIVQPLANKSAWLFIFSFSMFLLLGYRFFEHYLVKSKTIALKNIE; encoded by the coding sequence ATGAACCATTTTAAAACCTACTTATTCAAAAATTTTGAAACTTTCAGTCTTGTTATACTTTCTAGTATGACTGCAATTATTTTGCTGATGATTCGAATGAAAATCACAAAATCCTTTCACCTTATTTTTTTGGTTTGGAATTTGTTTTTGGCATTTATACCATTTGCAATCAGTTCATTCATCACAACAAATAAACTGAACAAATGGATGCTAGTCCCCTCGACAATTATATGGCTACTATTTTTACCAAATGCTCCTTATATTATAACTGATTTATTGCATGTGAGAGCTAGCCAAAACTATATTGCTTCGTTAGATATTCTCGTCATCACAACTTTTGCAGGAACGGGTTTATACTTGTTTTATTCAAGTCTTATCTCTATGCGAGAGATGTTAATTAGTGTAACACCAAACTGGCTGAAACCAATAGGGTTGATATCTCTTTTAACATTATCCTCCTTTGGGGTTTATTTAGGTCGATTTTTACGATTTAACTCTTGGGATCTAATAAAGGAGCCACAATCTCTCTTTATTGAAAGTGTAAATATTATCGTGCAACCATTGGCAAACAAAAGCGCTTGGCTTTTTATATTTTCCTTTAGTATGTTTTTATTATTAGGTTATAGATTTTTTGAACACTATTTAGTGAAGTCTAAAACCATAGCCTTGAAAAATATAGAATAA